In Gammaproteobacteria bacterium, the genomic stretch TTTTAAGTGCGCCGACATCAAATTGCGCCTTGGCAAGCAAGGTGCGCAAGGGGTGCATCCAGCTATTATCAACCGCTCCTGGTGTAGTAGCAGGGCTGTTGCCAGTGCCAGAGGCTGGCGTATTGGCAGCAGCACTATCTTCCACAGGCGGGGGTAGGTAGCGATCGAGGTCGATGCTATCTAATTTTAGTTTAGCGTTAATCATAGGCTTGCTAAACTCAGAGATACTGAAATCACCACTTAGCTGTGTATCATCCAGTTTAACGCCGAGACTGGTTAGCGACAGTTTATTAGTGTTGCCAGAAAAATCGACGTTAAGACTTGTCTTTGCTAAAACAGTGGGGTCAGCAGTTTCTATGGTGATGCCGAGCTTTGATAGCAACTCACGTAAAGAAAATTCATCGATATCAATCTGGCCTTTAAATTGCAGCGAACTAGATAATTGGCTAGCCGTTAATTGTCCTTTGGCTTGAATACCCAAGGTAGCAAAGACGAGGTTTTGCAGTGACAAGGCATCCTTTGCCATGTCCAGGCTCAGATCACTGCTGAGCCTTACTTCCATCGCTTGCGTTGGCAACGCCGGCCCATTAAGTGTGCTAATGAAGTTGAAATCACTAATAGCAACCAGTTGATTGGCTAAATCGACGCTGGTAACGCCCTTTATGTTGATATGTCCGTCAATGATCCTAGGCTCACTATCGACATCGAAGTCAATTTTTAGCGCCACAGGTTTGCCTGGCAAGATAGTACCGACGTTTAGATCAAAGCCACTAACCGTGAATTTTTGCGGCGTCTGCTGATCATCCCAGACAATCTCTGCATCACGGATATCAATACCACCAATACTGAATGCTGAAAGGCCAGCCAGCGCATTACTATTTTCAGGCTGTGATGTTTTTTCTGTGCTGGCTCCGGTCAGGTCGGCCCAGTTACTCACGCCTTGTTTATTAACGCCAAGGTAAAGTTTGAGTCCATGCAGGGTAATGGCATCGGCTTCGATTTCTTTACGGAAAACAGGTAATAGCTTGATAGCAAATTCAGCACGATCAAGACTGGCAAACGGTTTGTCACTAAATCCCTTGGCATTGCTAAGGCTAACGTTATTAGCACTGAGCCCAATCCACGGAAAGAGTGAAATATCGAGATCACCATCAATGGTTAATTCACGACCAGTAGCGTTGTGCACCTCGGTAATGATTTTTTGTTTAAATGCGTTGGCATCGATTAAAAAATAGGCAGCAACCAGCGCGACAATGACAAGTACAATCATTATCAGGAAGGCAAAGAATAAACGCTTGATCAGGGTGCTCATAGAGGGGTTCCGTTTTTATTCTATTAAATTTTCAGTCTATATAGAGTGCGCGAGAAGTATAGCATTTGCTATTCACAGCTATGTCAGCCCCAATCAACATGGCTGCGATCGATTCACGATATAATAAGTTTTATGAGAATAAAACAAGCTAACCCCCAATTATGATGGCTCTACCTAAGGGTAAAACGTCGCAATTAGCGCTATTTTTTGATAACGATAAGCATGGTCGTGGCCAAGGTATGTTGCATTACCGCGCATTTAACCATGGTGTGCGCGTGAATCGTGCGGTATTAATGCTTGCCTATTGCTGGTTGGCCGCCGCGCTGACTGCCCTGATTCCAATCCTGCATTTTATTACCGTACCGGGGTTTTTGATTGGCGGTATTGTTTTACTTGTTCAGCAGTTACGGTCAAAAACGCATGTTGAGCGTGCAGTCGGTTTGTGTCCAGTGCATAAAACGGAAGTCGATATTCACCTCGATCATCATCAATGGCCACCTGTGTGGATGCATTGTCCACAATGTCACGCCTCTTTGCATCTGGTAGCTGATATCAGCT encodes the following:
- a CDS encoding AsmA family protein — protein: MSTLIKRLFFAFLIMIVLVIVALVAAYFLIDANAFKQKIITEVHNATGRELTIDGDLDISLFPWIGLSANNVSLSNAKGFSDKPFASLDRAEFAIKLLPVFRKEIEADAITLHGLKLYLGVNKQGVSNWADLTGASTEKTSQPENSNALAGLSAFSIGGIDIRDAEIVWDDQQTPQKFTVSGFDLNVGTILPGKPVALKIDFDVDSEPRIIDGHINIKGVTSVDLANQLVAISDFNFISTLNGPALPTQAMEVRLSSDLSLDMAKDALSLQNLVFATLGIQAKGQLTASQLSSSLQFKGQIDIDEFSLRELLSKLGITIETADPTVLAKTSLNVDFSGNTNKLSLTSLGVKLDDTQLSGDFSISEFSKPMINAKLKLDSIDLDRYLPPPVEDSAAANTPASGTGNSPATTPGAVDNSWMHPLRTLLAKAQFDVGALKINKLTLTQLATTLTAKGGLITLHPLTASLYNGSYQGHIQLNSNLDTPIISVNESLKDVNAGALLKDLMNDDKIIGTVNAQAKLTMRGSTPEQIKKTANGDIQFSFINGAVKGINISKIIRDAKATLSGKKTSSDGEPQQTDFAELSGTANIKSGLLQNQDLLMKSPFFRIAGRGKANLVNESIDYFIEVAIVETSKGQGGKELDSLKGLTIPVKIGGTFSNPKFKPDFKAMISDETKKKAKEKIDKEKDRLKGKLLDKLGIKDNAAANDSGEIGVTTEAPKEKLEDKLKDKFKSLF